Proteins from a single region of Chryseobacterium sp. W4I1:
- a CDS encoding CitMHS family transporter has product MLTFLGFVMILIFMVLIMNKKMTPLTALVVVPVTVALFAGFGPELGDMMKNGVKEIALTGVMLIFAILYFSLMIDTGLFEPLVNIILKAVGDNPIKTTIGTAILTTLVSLDGDGSSTYLIVVAAMLPLYKKQGINPLILTCIIMLAGQIMNILPWGGPTARVMSSLKLGHTEIFVPMIPIMAIGIVWVIFVAYILGRREKIRIAKHGKFTNYNSNDIIGEVDITLRRPKLIWVNLALTIALLVVMILDIVPLGIAFMIAFCIASIINYPKLKDQQKIISKHAGNALSVAGMIFGAGIFTGILNGSGIMQAMGNSMIDIVPKSWGGYLNIVTAAFSIPLTFFLSNDAYYFGILPIIVATGHQLGISPEILGRASLIGQGSHLLSPLVPSTYLLVSLAGVEFSDHLKYTLKWALGSSIVMLIAALILGVI; this is encoded by the coding sequence ATGCTTACATTCCTTGGATTCGTCATGATCCTGATTTTCATGGTACTGATCATGAATAAAAAAATGACTCCGCTTACTGCTTTGGTCGTTGTTCCTGTAACCGTAGCCCTTTTTGCAGGCTTTGGTCCTGAACTGGGAGACATGATGAAAAATGGAGTCAAAGAAATAGCACTGACCGGTGTTATGCTGATCTTTGCCATCCTTTATTTCAGTTTAATGATCGATACGGGGCTTTTTGAGCCTTTAGTGAATATAATTTTAAAAGCTGTTGGGGACAACCCGATCAAAACAACGATAGGGACAGCTATTCTTACTACTTTGGTTTCACTGGATGGCGACGGGTCGTCTACCTATTTAATCGTAGTGGCTGCCATGCTACCTCTCTACAAAAAACAGGGTATAAATCCTTTAATCCTTACCTGTATCATCATGCTGGCGGGGCAGATCATGAATATTCTTCCCTGGGGAGGGCCAACGGCAAGGGTAATGAGTTCTCTGAAATTAGGGCATACAGAAATTTTTGTCCCTATGATCCCGATTATGGCTATTGGAATTGTATGGGTGATATTCGTTGCCTACATTTTAGGAAGAAGAGAAAAAATAAGAATTGCCAAGCATGGAAAATTTACCAATTATAACAGCAATGATATTATAGGTGAGGTAGACATTACACTCAGACGTCCCAAACTTATATGGGTTAATCTTGCCCTTACCATTGCACTTTTGGTTGTAATGATCCTGGATATTGTTCCTTTAGGAATTGCCTTTATGATCGCTTTCTGCATCGCATCCATTATTAATTATCCCAAATTAAAAGACCAGCAGAAAATTATTTCCAAACACGCAGGAAATGCTTTATCTGTTGCAGGGATGATCTTCGGGGCAGGAATTTTTACAGGAATTCTGAATGGCTCAGGTATTATGCAGGCAATGGGAAACAGCATGATCGACATTGTTCCAAAAAGCTGGGGTGGCTATCTGAATATTGTAACTGCAGCATTCAGTATTCCACTTACGTTTTTCCTTTCCAATGATGCGTATTATTTTGGAATATTGCCCATTATTGTAGCCACCGGGCATCAGCTTGGAATTTCACCGGAAATATTGGGCAGGGCAAGCCTTATCGGACAGGGATCACATCTTCTGAGTCCGCTGGTTCCATCTACTTATTTATTGGTATCACTGGCCGGTGTAGAATTTTCTGATCACCTGAAATATACTTTAAAGTGGGCATTGGGATCTTCTATTGTCATGCTTATCGCAGCTTTGATCCTTGGAGTCATATAA
- the groL gene encoding chaperonin GroEL (60 kDa chaperone family; promotes refolding of misfolded polypeptides especially under stressful conditions; forms two stacked rings of heptamers to form a barrel-shaped 14mer; ends can be capped by GroES; misfolded proteins enter the barrel where they are refolded when GroES binds): MAKEIKFDIESRDALKRGVDALANAVKVTLGPKGRNVVIEKSFGAPHVTKDGVSVAKEIELEDRVENMGAQMVKEVASKTNDIAGDGTTTATVLAQAIVREGLKNVAAGANPMDLKRGIDKAVTAVVASLKAQSKEVGDSKEMVKQVASVSANNDETIGSLIAEAFGKVGKEGVITVEEAKGIDTTVDVVEGMQFDRGYQSPYFVTNPEKMVAEVENPYILLVEKKISSMKELLPVLEPIAQSGKSLLIISEEVEGEALATLVVNKLRGSLKIAAVKAPGFGDRRKAMLEDIAILTGGQVISEEQGFTMENISLDMLGTAEKVTIDKDNTTIVNGGGDEAKIKGRVAQIKAQMETSTSDYDKEKLQERLAKLAGGVAVLYVGAASEVEMKEKKDRVDDALHATRAAVEEGIVAGGGVALVRAISALENLTGINSDETTGIRIVKRAIEEPLRQIVANAGGEGSVIVAKVAEGTGDFGYNAKTDEYVNMLEAGIIDPTKVTRVALENAASVSGMLLTTECVITEIKSAEPAMPMGGGMPGMM; encoded by the coding sequence ATGGCAAAAGAAATAAAATTCGATATTGAATCTAGAGACGCTTTAAAAAGAGGGGTTGATGCATTAGCTAATGCAGTAAAAGTAACGTTAGGACCAAAAGGTAGAAACGTAGTGATTGAGAAATCTTTCGGTGCGCCTCACGTAACGAAGGACGGTGTTTCTGTAGCAAAAGAAATCGAACTTGAAGACAGAGTAGAAAATATGGGAGCGCAGATGGTAAAAGAAGTGGCTTCCAAAACCAATGATATCGCAGGAGACGGTACTACTACCGCTACTGTATTGGCACAGGCTATCGTAAGAGAAGGTCTTAAGAACGTGGCTGCAGGTGCTAACCCAATGGACTTAAAAAGAGGAATCGACAAAGCAGTAACTGCTGTTGTTGCAAGCCTTAAAGCTCAGTCTAAAGAAGTTGGAGATTCTAAAGAAATGGTGAAGCAGGTAGCTTCCGTTTCTGCTAACAACGACGAAACCATCGGATCTTTGATCGCTGAAGCTTTCGGAAAAGTAGGTAAAGAAGGGGTAATCACTGTAGAAGAAGCTAAAGGTATCGATACAACCGTAGATGTTGTAGAAGGTATGCAGTTCGACAGAGGATACCAGTCTCCTTACTTCGTGACGAACCCTGAAAAAATGGTAGCTGAAGTAGAAAACCCTTACATCCTTTTAGTAGAGAAAAAAATCTCTTCTATGAAAGAATTGCTTCCGGTTCTTGAGCCTATCGCACAAAGCGGAAAATCTCTTTTAATTATCTCTGAAGAAGTGGAAGGTGAAGCTTTAGCAACTTTAGTAGTAAACAAACTAAGAGGTTCTCTTAAAATTGCTGCGGTTAAAGCTCCGGGATTCGGAGACAGAAGAAAAGCAATGTTGGAAGATATCGCGATCTTAACAGGTGGACAGGTTATTTCTGAAGAGCAAGGATTCACAATGGAGAACATCTCTCTGGATATGCTTGGAACTGCTGAGAAAGTAACGATTGATAAAGATAACACGACAATCGTAAACGGTGGTGGTGACGAAGCTAAAATCAAAGGAAGAGTAGCTCAGATCAAAGCTCAGATGGAAACATCTACTTCTGATTATGATAAAGAAAAATTACAGGAGAGATTGGCCAAATTAGCTGGTGGTGTTGCCGTACTTTACGTAGGTGCAGCTTCTGAAGTTGAAATGAAGGAGAAAAAAGACAGAGTAGATGATGCACTTCACGCTACAAGAGCAGCTGTTGAAGAAGGTATTGTTGCCGGAGGTGGTGTTGCTTTAGTAAGAGCAATCTCAGCGTTGGAAAACCTTACAGGAATCAACTCTGATGAAACTACTGGTATCAGAATCGTAAAAAGAGCGATCGAGGAGCCATTAAGACAAATTGTTGCTAACGCAGGTGGTGAAGGTTCTGTAATCGTTGCTAAAGTAGCAGAAGGTACAGGAGATTTCGGATACAATGCTAAAACTGACGAGTATGTAAACATGCTTGAAGCAGGAATCATTGACCCTACGAAAGTAACAAGAGTTGCCCTTGAAAATGCAGCTTCTGTTTCAGGAATGCTTCTTACTACAGAGTGTGTAATCACTGAAATTAAGAGCGCTGAACCTGCTATGCCAATGGGAGGTGGAATGCCAGGAATGATGTAA
- the groES gene encoding co-chaperone GroES gives MSVNFKPLADRVLIEPIAAETKTASGIIIPDTAKEKPQEGTVVAVGPGKKDEPTTVQVGDKVLYGKYSGSELKLEGKDYLIVKEADLLGIIG, from the coding sequence ATGTCAGTAAACTTTAAACCATTAGCAGACAGAGTTCTTATTGAGCCCATCGCTGCCGAAACTAAAACAGCTTCAGGTATTATTATTCCGGACACTGCGAAAGAAAAGCCGCAGGAAGGTACTGTAGTAGCAGTAGGTCCAGGTAAAAAGGATGAGCCTACAACTGTTCAGGTAGGTGACAAAGTTCTTTATGGGAAATATTCAGGTTCTGAATTGAAATTGGAAGGGAAAGATTACTTAATTGTAAAAGAAGCTGATTTATTAGGAATTATTGGTTAA
- a CDS encoding lactonase family protein, whose translation MKNQLFLIIAIFTCINLYSQNTFVFFGSFNRDKTTEGIYVYKLDTVKGKLSKITSVKGILNPSFLTLSPNGRNLFVCTESKTKNAGSVSSFAFDPKDGKLTFINSQKSGGENPVYVTVHKNGKWLVNANYTEGSFSVYPLSEDGTIHPYVQNFQFSEGSINKDRQDRSHVHASVFSPNYDQVFFTDLGADKIRVYQFESDKSEPLQPAKQPYIKTTLGSGPRHFTFHPNGKFAYSIEEMGGFINAYRYEHSTLESIQRISTHTDQYKDFESSDIHISPDGRFLYASNRGEENNIAIFSIQEDGTLKNVGYQPTFGKQLRVFDIDESGKFLIVTNAATGNVFVFKRNPETGLLKKVGKKIKFPGASSVKIRRY comes from the coding sequence TTGAAAAATCAACTCTTCCTCATCATTGCCATTTTTACCTGCATCAATTTATATTCGCAAAACACTTTTGTTTTTTTTGGTTCTTTTAACCGTGATAAAACAACCGAGGGAATTTATGTCTACAAGCTGGATACAGTCAAAGGAAAGTTATCCAAAATTACCTCTGTAAAAGGAATCCTTAATCCGTCATTCCTGACTTTATCCCCAAATGGAAGAAATCTTTTTGTCTGTACAGAAAGTAAAACAAAAAATGCAGGAAGTGTCAGCAGCTTTGCATTCGATCCTAAAGATGGAAAACTCACTTTTATCAATAGCCAGAAAAGTGGCGGTGAAAACCCGGTATATGTAACAGTGCATAAAAATGGTAAATGGCTGGTTAATGCCAATTACACAGAAGGCAGTTTCTCTGTATATCCCTTATCTGAAGACGGAACAATACATCCATATGTACAAAATTTCCAATTTTCGGAAGGGAGCATCAACAAAGACAGGCAAGATCGTTCACATGTTCATGCTTCGGTATTTTCGCCCAATTATGACCAGGTCTTCTTTACAGATTTAGGCGCGGATAAGATCAGAGTCTATCAATTTGAAAGTGATAAAAGCGAACCTCTTCAGCCGGCAAAACAGCCGTATATAAAAACTACTTTAGGAAGCGGGCCAAGGCATTTCACATTCCATCCGAATGGAAAATTCGCCTATTCTATCGAGGAAATGGGAGGATTCATTAATGCTTACAGATATGAACACTCAACTTTGGAAAGCATTCAGAGAATCAGTACACATACAGACCAATATAAAGATTTTGAAAGTTCTGATATTCATATTTCTCCGGATGGCCGTTTTCTGTATGCCTCCAACCGCGGTGAAGAAAATAATATCGCTATTTTTTCTATTCAGGAAGATGGAACATTAAAAAATGTAGGATACCAGCCTACATTCGGCAAGCAGTTAAGGGTATTTGATATTGATGAATCCGGGAAATTTTTAATTGTCACAAACGCAGCAACCGGAAATGTGTTTGTATTTAAAAGGAACCCCGAAACAGGATTATTGAAAAAAGTGGGTAAAAAGATAAAATTTCCAGGAGCTTCAAGTGTGAAAATCAGAAGGTATTAA
- a CDS encoding M1 family metallopeptidase: protein MKLKAVLFSFSVFAYTGFTAQNIQNNPGSNHGNRFEQLGTILPTPNIYRTASGAPGQGYWQNRADYDITAYLDEDKRNLKGSETITYYNNSPDDLDYIWLQLDENEQSSVKNAGFDFSSTLPASINDQQLKVTVLPEKDNGYGVNLEKVTDASGNPLKYTVNKTMMRIDLPKVLKKGEKLVFKVDWNYNIPNRIKMGGRGGYENFAEDGNDLYTMTQWYPRMCVYSDFHGWQNHQFTGRGEFALVFGNFKVSMNVPADHIIGGTGECKNYEQVLTSDQLARYRKAESAAEPIEIVTLDEAKKAEKNHSKQRKTWNFEANDVRDFAWTSSRKFVWDGMHVTIPENNNKVMAMSFYPKEAYALYRKFSTKAVAHTIKTYSEFTIPYPYPVAQSVEAANGMEYPMICFNYGRTEKDGTYSEGTKNGMIGVVIHEVGHNFFPMIINSDERQWSWMDEGLNTFTEYLTEEKWDNKFPSKRGPAWTITDYMKLPKDQLEPIMSNSENIIQFGPNAYSKPATGLNILRETIMGRELFDKAYKTYAKRWAFKHPEPADFFRTMEDASGEDLDWFWRGWFYGTDPVDIAIDKVTVATPDLNTVPKEATETKYKVEKALQNSFEDISKIRNKEDKNITFYVDKDKELQDFYYRYDRGQEKVDADKEYTSKSEAGLPLDAKDKEKFKNLTGYQIDFVNKGGLVMPIILEFTFEDGSKLYDKSSAQIWRQNEQKVSKTYYFDKKIKSIQLDPMRETADIDTSNNLWNSNGTDSQVSKFQLFKQKQGAGPVRGGANGKVNPMQAAGKKS from the coding sequence ATGAAATTAAAAGCAGTCCTATTTTCATTTTCTGTATTTGCCTATACAGGCTTTACTGCACAGAATATCCAGAATAATCCGGGAAGCAACCACGGTAACAGATTCGAGCAGCTGGGAACTATTCTCCCGACTCCCAATATTTACAGAACGGCTTCCGGAGCTCCGGGCCAGGGATATTGGCAAAACAGGGCTGATTATGATATTACAGCATATCTGGACGAAGATAAAAGAAATCTGAAAGGTTCTGAAACCATTACCTATTATAATAATTCTCCAGATGATCTGGATTATATCTGGCTTCAATTGGATGAAAATGAACAGTCTTCTGTAAAAAACGCAGGGTTTGATTTCTCCTCTACCCTTCCGGCTTCTATTAATGATCAACAGCTGAAAGTGACTGTTCTTCCTGAAAAAGATAACGGCTATGGCGTTAATCTTGAAAAAGTAACCGATGCTTCCGGAAACCCTCTGAAATATACGGTGAACAAGACCATGATGCGTATTGATCTGCCGAAGGTTTTAAAGAAAGGTGAAAAGCTGGTCTTCAAAGTAGACTGGAATTATAATATACCAAACAGAATAAAAATGGGTGGCCGTGGCGGTTATGAAAATTTCGCTGAAGATGGCAATGACCTTTATACCATGACCCAATGGTATCCTAGAATGTGTGTTTACAGTGATTTCCACGGATGGCAGAACCACCAGTTCACAGGACGTGGCGAGTTTGCACTGGTATTCGGTAATTTTAAAGTTTCCATGAATGTACCGGCGGATCATATTATTGGCGGAACGGGTGAATGTAAAAATTATGAACAGGTTTTAACGTCTGATCAATTAGCCAGATACAGAAAGGCCGAAAGTGCTGCTGAACCTATTGAGATCGTAACATTGGACGAGGCGAAAAAAGCGGAGAAAAATCATTCAAAACAGAGAAAAACATGGAATTTTGAAGCAAATGATGTAAGAGATTTCGCATGGACCTCATCCAGAAAATTTGTCTGGGATGGTATGCATGTCACCATTCCTGAAAACAATAATAAAGTAATGGCCATGAGCTTCTATCCAAAAGAAGCTTACGCTCTATATAGAAAATTCTCTACAAAAGCAGTTGCCCATACCATCAAAACCTATTCTGAATTTACAATTCCCTATCCGTATCCTGTAGCACAATCTGTAGAAGCTGCCAATGGAATGGAATATCCAATGATCTGTTTCAATTACGGAAGAACAGAAAAGGACGGAACCTATTCTGAAGGAACAAAGAACGGAATGATCGGCGTTGTGATTCACGAGGTTGGACATAATTTTTTCCCAATGATCATCAATTCTGACGAAAGACAATGGAGCTGGATGGACGAAGGATTAAATACGTTCACTGAATATCTTACAGAAGAAAAATGGGATAATAAATTCCCTTCAAAAAGAGGTCCGGCATGGACGATTACTGATTATATGAAGCTGCCAAAAGACCAGCTGGAACCTATCATGAGTAATTCTGAAAATATTATCCAGTTTGGCCCGAATGCTTACTCAAAACCAGCTACAGGATTGAATATTCTTCGCGAAACGATTATGGGAAGAGAGTTGTTTGACAAAGCTTATAAAACCTATGCGAAAAGATGGGCATTCAAACATCCTGAACCTGCAGATTTCTTCCGTACCATGGAAGATGCCAGTGGCGAAGATCTTGACTGGTTCTGGAGAGGATGGTTCTACGGAACAGATCCTGTGGATATTGCAATAGACAAAGTAACTGTTGCGACTCCAGACCTTAATACAGTTCCGAAGGAGGCAACTGAAACTAAATATAAAGTAGAAAAAGCGCTTCAGAATTCATTTGAAGATATTTCTAAGATCAGAAATAAAGAGGACAAGAATATCACGTTCTATGTAGATAAGGATAAAGAACTTCAGGATTTCTATTACCGGTATGACAGAGGTCAGGAGAAAGTGGATGCTGACAAAGAATATACTTCAAAATCAGAGGCTGGCCTCCCGCTTGATGCCAAGGATAAAGAAAAATTCAAAAATCTTACAGGCTACCAGATCGATTTTGTAAACAAGGGCGGATTGGTGATGCCGATCATTCTTGAATTCACATTTGAAGACGGATCCAAACTGTATGACAAATCATCTGCCCAGATCTGGAGACAGAATGAGCAGAAGGTTTCAAAGACTTATTATTTTGACAAAAAAATTAAATCTATTCAGCTTGATCCAATGAGAGAAACGGCTGACATTGATACTTCCAATAATTTATGGAACAGTAACGGTACAGATTCTCAGGTTTCAAAGTTCCAGTTGTTTAAGCAGAAGCAGGGAGCCGGTCCGGTAAGAGGAGGAGCCAACGGAAAGGTAAATCCAATGCAGGCCGCCGGAAAGAAAAGTTAA
- a CDS encoding DUF2490 domain-containing protein, which translates to MKIKFKLISILLLVIIGQAKAQSRDSYNMWFQYLMSAKLTDKSTLTALSQYRSFDLAYDTRLFLVSAYVDYEVVNEVKPAAGFMFLILDSYKSDNSKKERYEKRPFQQVTLGGNIGRTSVSHRFRVEERFISNPNDFIVRLRYLISLRIPFNRAGEKEKLYGILKNELRMNVVKEDPFDSNRLTAGLGIKVGKNAAIEVAFINQLETGSTSNYGYIGYRNSFDWRKKNKNK; encoded by the coding sequence ATGAAAATTAAATTCAAATTAATCAGTATTTTACTGCTGGTAATCATCGGTCAGGCAAAAGCACAAAGCCGTGACAGTTACAATATGTGGTTTCAGTATCTGATGTCTGCAAAACTGACAGACAAAAGTACCCTTACCGCCCTTTCACAGTATCGTTCTTTCGATCTGGCTTATGATACGAGACTTTTTCTGGTTTCCGCCTATGTAGATTATGAAGTAGTCAATGAAGTAAAGCCTGCAGCCGGATTCATGTTTCTGATTCTGGATTCTTATAAATCTGACAACTCAAAAAAAGAACGCTATGAAAAAAGACCTTTCCAGCAGGTAACTCTGGGAGGTAATATTGGTAGGACGTCAGTTTCGCATCGGTTCCGGGTAGAAGAACGGTTCATCAGTAATCCAAACGACTTTATCGTCAGGCTCCGTTATCTTATCTCTTTAAGAATTCCTTTTAACAGAGCAGGAGAAAAAGAAAAATTATACGGCATTCTGAAGAATGAATTAAGGATGAATGTGGTGAAGGAAGATCCTTTTGACAGCAACCGTTTAACGGCAGGCCTGGGGATTAAAGTTGGGAAAAACGCTGCGATCGAAGTAGCATTTATCAACCAGCTGGAAACCGGATCTACAAGCAATTATGGCTACATCGGCTACAGAAACAGCTTCGACTGGAGAAAGAAAAACAAAAATAAATAA
- a CDS encoding cation:dicarboxylate symporter family transporter, giving the protein MNLFETKKTFTGRYLKNLTLYVFAAILGGVLTGHYAPEASIQLGMVSRYFFMVLEMIILPIIFMAIMYGICQLSGIRNASSIVWKTILYFLIISSMAIILGFIFGFAVKPGADTGIDASRISRSLPKTFEINEESLSGSLYLNRHGIFLIVSMVAGIFMNLSGAREKFLNILNRGLKIFYTVIKYLYLILPIIIFCNIAYGISVYGINTLLPLSKVVATVYLADIVFIFGVLGIVAYIFKIRLWKFLLDLKEEIILVITTSSSKTAFPLIFEKMESEGYSRKISGFVIPLGYNFNLSGACIYISVTCCFLIQFYNISLSVSDYLWLFLIISVTSKTASGVPGSGFLALIFTLNRFGKIPLTDIALLYSVDRFMNEARSVTNFISIAISGAVISKINQSSKNHELH; this is encoded by the coding sequence ATGAACCTTTTTGAAACAAAGAAAACATTCACAGGCAGGTATTTAAAAAACCTCACCTTATATGTATTTGCTGCCATTCTCGGTGGAGTACTTACGGGGCATTATGCACCTGAAGCAAGTATTCAGCTGGGAATGGTAAGCCGGTATTTTTTTATGGTTCTGGAAATGATCATCTTACCCATTATCTTTATGGCGATCATGTATGGGATCTGTCAGCTGTCCGGAATCAGGAATGCAAGCAGCATTGTTTGGAAAACCATTCTGTATTTTCTGATCATCAGTTCTATGGCTATTATTCTGGGATTTATTTTCGGTTTTGCCGTAAAACCTGGAGCTGATACGGGAATTGACGCGTCCAGAATCAGCAGATCCCTGCCCAAAACATTTGAGATCAATGAAGAAAGCCTTTCCGGTTCCCTTTATCTGAACAGACACGGGATCTTTCTTATTGTTTCCATGGTAGCCGGAATTTTTATGAATCTTTCAGGAGCAAGAGAAAAATTCCTGAACATCTTAAACCGGGGACTGAAGATCTTTTATACCGTGATCAAATATCTATACCTTATCCTTCCCATTATTATTTTCTGTAATATCGCTTATGGAATTTCTGTTTATGGCATCAATACCCTTCTGCCGCTCAGTAAAGTGGTAGCAACGGTTTACCTGGCAGACATTGTTTTTATCTTCGGGGTATTGGGAATTGTTGCTTATATATTCAAAATCCGTTTATGGAAATTTTTACTTGATCTAAAGGAAGAAATTATTCTGGTTATTACCACCTCATCTTCCAAAACAGCCTTTCCGCTGATCTTTGAAAAGATGGAATCTGAGGGCTACAGCAGGAAAATTTCAGGATTTGTCATTCCTCTGGGCTATAATTTTAATCTTTCCGGAGCCTGTATTTATATTTCCGTTACTTGCTGTTTTCTCATTCAGTTTTACAATATTTCATTATCTGTCAGTGATTATCTGTGGCTTTTTCTTATCATTTCCGTAACTTCAAAAACGGCATCCGGAGTTCCCGGGTCAGGATTTCTTGCCCTTATTTTTACATTGAACAGGTTTGGCAAAATTCCTTTGACGGATATTGCCCTGCTTTACAGTGTAGACCGTTTTATGAACGAGGCGAGATCTGTCACCAATTTTATCAGCATCGCCATTTCCGGAGCGGTGATCTCAAAAATCAATCAATCTTCAAAAAATCACGAACTTCATTAA
- a CDS encoding LytTR family DNA-binding domain-containing protein, which yields MANLTIVSVDDEYPALQLIQKYCGQMEGVDLLKVFQNPEEALEYLKENRVDLVILDINMPYINGIELLHQLPYKPLCIFLTLETQYAVKAFELDVVHYLVKPVDYETFKKAIHKAKDFLQFKNSTELQKKEDFIMFKSNYVMHKVLLDDVQWVQGFGEYIILVTPLKKYMILERMSNFEEKFQNLGFIRIHKSYIVLSSHISSYDTAYVYLKNGDKLPLGRTYKTFVKAYMNP from the coding sequence ATGGCTAACCTGACAATCGTAAGTGTAGATGATGAATATCCGGCGCTCCAGCTTATCCAAAAATATTGCGGGCAAATGGAAGGTGTGGATCTGTTGAAGGTTTTTCAGAATCCGGAGGAGGCATTGGAATATCTTAAAGAGAATAGGGTAGATCTGGTAATTCTGGATATCAATATGCCTTACATCAACGGAATTGAGCTTTTGCATCAGCTTCCTTACAAACCGTTGTGCATCTTTCTTACGCTGGAAACCCAATATGCTGTCAAAGCTTTTGAACTGGATGTTGTTCATTACCTTGTAAAGCCTGTAGATTATGAGACTTTTAAAAAAGCAATCCATAAAGCAAAGGATTTTTTACAGTTTAAAAATTCCACAGAACTTCAGAAGAAGGAAGACTTTATCATGTTTAAATCCAATTATGTAATGCACAAGGTTCTTCTTGATGATGTACAGTGGGTTCAGGGTTTTGGGGAATATATTATTTTGGTCACTCCTTTGAAAAAATACATGATCCTGGAGCGGATGTCCAACTTTGAAGAGAAATTTCAAAATCTTGGGTTTATCAGAATTCATAAATCATATATCGTTCTGTCTTCACACATCAGTTCATATGATACTGCTTATGTATATCTTAAAAATGGTGATAAACTTCCACTTGGAAGAACCTATAAAACTTTCGTAAAAGCATATATGAACCCATAA
- a CDS encoding sensor histidine kinase, which yields MFLIVNIVFILLVFRVLFNAKVLKKLMEYHWGFLLRFQHIFFLLVFILITFFTENYFLDVPELIWSVLSVIIFNVGIYSLVYFYLVPEFYLSNKYPEFILFALITFLVSSLFRILLEPAVFSMNFNEDLSNTKFLYNVYTAQGIVILVASFLGITKDKFLIEQDFKDLGEEKDQLYLDLLKSKMNPHFLLNTLNNIYSKSFQPSENTSESILQLSKLLQYVIYDTGKEKISMAQEFSSIRSLAGLYQLKYNNVLNITFDIQDEETLELIDIPPSVLLTLFENALKHSAVGIEAESYIHMNYRIENQEVLFEILNSVSKKKNLLGNRNDSGLGNEAVINILEKNYTGKYTFISEPADNKYLTILKIKL from the coding sequence ATGTTTTTAATTGTAAATATTGTATTTATATTATTGGTTTTCAGGGTTTTGTTTAATGCGAAAGTTTTGAAAAAGCTAATGGAATATCATTGGGGATTTTTGTTGAGGTTTCAGCATATTTTTTTCCTTTTGGTCTTTATTCTGATTACTTTTTTTACTGAAAACTACTTTTTGGATGTTCCGGAGCTCATCTGGAGTGTTTTATCTGTCATTATTTTTAATGTCGGAATTTATAGTTTGGTCTATTTTTATCTTGTTCCCGAATTTTATCTTTCCAATAAATACCCGGAGTTCATTCTCTTTGCACTGATCACTTTTCTGGTCTCCAGTCTTTTCAGAATACTATTGGAACCTGCAGTTTTCAGTATGAATTTTAATGAGGATCTTTCCAATACCAAATTTCTGTACAATGTTTATACAGCGCAGGGAATCGTGATTCTCGTGGCTTCATTTCTCGGAATTACAAAGGATAAATTTCTGATCGAGCAGGATTTTAAAGATCTGGGGGAAGAAAAGGACCAGCTGTATCTGGATCTTTTGAAATCTAAAATGAATCCTCATTTTTTGCTGAATACCCTTAATAATATTTACTCCAAAAGCTTCCAGCCATCAGAAAATACTTCAGAATCCATATTACAGCTTAGCAAACTGCTTCAGTACGTGATCTATGATACCGGTAAGGAGAAGATCAGCATGGCCCAGGAATTTTCATCAATTAGATCTCTGGCAGGACTATACCAGTTGAAATATAATAATGTACTGAATATCACTTTCGACATTCAGGATGAAGAAACTCTGGAGTTAATAGATATTCCGCCTTCTGTGCTTCTTACATTATTTGAAAACGCATTAAAACATTCTGCAGTAGGAATAGAGGCGGAAAGTTATATTCATATGAACTACAGAATAGAGAACCAGGAAGTTTTGTTTGAGATCCTAAATTCTGTCTCGAAGAAGAAAAATCTTCTAGGAAACAGGAATGACAGCGGTCTTGGAAATGAAGCAGTGATTAATATTCTAGAGAAAAACTATACGGGAAAATATACTTTTATATCTGAACCTGCAGACAACAAATATCTGACTATTTTAAAAATTAAATTGTAA